From the genome of Ignavibacteria bacterium:
ATGGCGTCTTCAGGTCGTCTTTGTGGCGTCTTTGGCGTCTTTATGACGGCTTAGAATATATTTTGTACCCTTTCCAGTTTTACCAATTTGTTGCAAAACATTTAAAGCAACTAATTCGGTTAAATCTCTCGTAGCCGTTCTTTCCGAAACTCCACAAAGCATTTGATATTCATTGTTTGATATGGATCCATTTTCCTTTACATACATCACTGCTTTTATCTGCCTCTCATTCAATCCTAACTTTTTAAGTTGCTCTTCAGTTAAAAAATCTTTGAAAACTGTAACTCTAACTCCGCCGTCTATTTCTATAAATTCAGGTTCTGGTAAGAATGCTTCTTTACACGAATTAATTATTCTTAATGTTCCGCTTCCCCAAGCTTCAATATAACCGCCTTTAAAACATACATCTGCAATTATGGGATTTCTAGGACGAGAAGGATGTTGTCTTTTCAATGCTTCGAATGTTAATCCTTCTGGGAGTGTTCCTTCGTTCCAAATGCTAAATTTATCTTCATACATTCTAATTTGAATTGTAGAACCCAAATAATTTCTATGAACGAGCGCATTCAAAAGCATTTCTCTTAAAGCAGCAACAGGATACTCACCTTTTTCAATTCGTTGCATTCCTTCAAATGCAATCGGCTTTGTAAAGAACTTTCTATTTAGCTGGTTAGGAACCTCTTGTATTAACTTTATGATGTTTCCTTCCTCTACCTCTTGATATTTAAGATCAGAATCATCTTTACCAAAGCGACCAATCTTAACTGATATGTTAGGATAAAATTTTCCCGGATCTTTACCGAAAAGAATTATTGCTGCACGTTTTAACTTTTCACCTTCTGCAAGACGTAATTTTTGAAGTAACTCAATTTTGGTTAATCCTTCAGTCTCCGGTAATCTATTAGCTCTTTTTGCAACTTCAAGAAATATTGAAACACTGCCCGGATCAATATCTTCCAAAGTTGCTCTTTCTTCAATAACGTTATCCCATGTTTGACCGGATTTGCGCAGAAGAAATTCGGTTAAAGAATTTCCCGTTAATTCTGTGGTTGTAGTACCTACTCTGATATAATATTTACCGTGGTATGAGATTGCAACAGTATAAGGTTGAATAAATATTTCTATGAAATGAATTTGATTTAACTCTTGCAGTTTGACTTCTGCTGTTATACCAAGATGATTTCTAATTTTGTTCGGTATGTCTTCCATTAACCTATTATAATCAGGTAAGTCAATAGGTGTTCCATTATCATCCTTGCCGATAAATAAAGTGCCGCCTCTAGTATTTGCAAGCGCACAAACTGTTTTTAAGTAATCATCCCGCCAGCTTGGTTTATATTCCATGTTTTGGTTTTCAGACATAGTTTACAATCATTTATTCAATAGATTTTTTAGTTGTATCACTTTTGTCAATTATTTTTACTTTAACAGTATCTTGAAAAGCATTTACATTTTTAATAAATACTTCCCGCTCTTTAGTATAAATAAAATAATTTATAATTGCACTTAATATAACAGTTGCAATTGCAACTATAATTGGAATCCATAATTGTCTTCTTTGATTGCGCTCTTGTGGAGTTAAGAAATTTTTTTCAAATTTTTTAATCTCATTATAAATAACAATGAACGTATTTCGGGAAGAATATAAAAGATTGATAATATCATTCGCATAATTTGTATAAGCAACATATCCGAAAGTTATATTTGATAATAAGCTTATGTCAATCAATTCTTCTTTTGAAAGTAGATTAATAACCTTTCTGAAATCAATTAGCTTCGTATAGGTTTCATGTCGATTTAATATTTTGTAGTGTATAGAATCAACAAAAAAATCTGCCTCTCCTTCTTCAATACTAGTATCTCCAACCTTAACAGATTTTTTAGGCGTTACATTAGATAGAACCAACTTAAATATTAATAAGAAATCAATAACCGTTTTTATTTCTTCATTTGAGATTTTCCTAACAATTTCCTTTTGAAATTTGGAGAGATACATTTATTCTTCCTCTAATTGATCCGCTGTGGCGGAATCTTTGCCCATACGGTACTTAATATCATAGTTAATTATAAAATCTAACTCCTCTTCCTTAAATCCGAAGAACAATA
Proteins encoded in this window:
- a CDS encoding DeoR family transcriptional regulator; this encodes MSENQNMEYKPSWRDDYLKTVCALANTRGGTLFIGKDDNGTPIDLPDYNRLMEDIPNKIRNHLGITAEVKLQELNQIHFIEIFIQPYTVAISYHGKYYIRVGTTTTELTGNSLTEFLLRKSGQTWDNVIEERATLEDIDPGSVSIFLEVAKRANRLPETEGLTKIELLQKLRLAEGEKLKRAAIILFGKDPGKFYPNISVKIGRFGKDDSDLKYQEVEEGNIIKLIQEVPNQLNRKFFTKPIAFEGMQRIEKGEYPVAALREMLLNALVHRNYLGSTIQIRMYEDKFSIWNEGTLPEGLTFEALKRQHPSRPRNPIIADVCFKGGYIEAWGSGTLRIINSCKEAFLPEPEFIEIDGGVRVTVFKDFLTEEQLKKLGLNERQIKAVMYVKENGSISNNEYQMLCGVSERTATRDLTELVALNVLQQIGKTGKGTKYILSRHKDAKDATKTT